The following are encoded together in the Streptomyces sp. NBC_00358 genome:
- the serA gene encoding phosphoglycerate dehydrogenase has translation MSSKPVVLIAEELSPATVDALGPDFEIRHCNGADRAELLPAIADVDAILIRSATKVDAEAVAAAKKLKVVARAGVGLDNVDVSSATKAGVMVVNAPTSNIVTAAELACGLLLATARHIPQANTALKNGEWKRSKYTGVELAEKTLGVVGLGRIGALVAQRMSAFGMKVVAYDPYIQPARAAQMGVKILTLDELLEVSDFITVHLPKTPETLGLIGDEALHKVKPTVRIVNAARGGIVDEEALYSALKEGRVAGAGLDVYAKEPCTDSPLFELDEVVCTPHLGASTDEAQEKAGISVARSVRLALAGELVPDAVNVQGGVIAEDVKPGLPLAEKLGRIFTALAGEVAVRLDVEVYGEITQHDVKVLELSALKGVFEDVVDETVSYVNAPLFAQERGVEVRLTTSSESPDHRNVVTVRGTLSDGQEISVSGTLAGPKHLQKIVAVGEYDVDLALADHMVVLSYEDRPGVVGTVGRILGESGINIAGMQVARAAVGGEALAVLTVDDTVPQSVLTELSDEIGATSARSVNLV, from the coding sequence GTGAGCTCGAAACCTGTCGTACTCATCGCTGAAGAGCTGTCGCCCGCGACTGTGGACGCCCTGGGCCCGGACTTCGAGATCCGGCACTGCAACGGCGCGGACCGCGCCGAACTGCTGCCCGCCATCGCAGACGTCGACGCCATTCTGATCCGCTCGGCCACCAAGGTCGACGCCGAGGCCGTCGCCGCCGCCAAGAAGCTGAAGGTCGTCGCACGAGCCGGCGTCGGTCTGGACAACGTCGACGTCTCCTCCGCCACCAAGGCCGGCGTGATGGTCGTCAACGCCCCGACCTCGAACATCGTGACCGCGGCCGAGCTGGCCTGCGGTCTCCTTCTCGCCACCGCGCGCCACATCCCGCAGGCCAACACGGCCCTGAAGAACGGGGAGTGGAAGCGCAGCAAGTACACCGGTGTCGAACTCGCCGAGAAGACCCTCGGTGTCGTCGGCCTCGGCCGCATCGGCGCGCTCGTCGCGCAGCGCATGTCCGCGTTCGGGATGAAGGTCGTCGCCTACGACCCCTACATCCAGCCCGCGCGGGCCGCGCAGATGGGCGTCAAGATCCTCACCCTCGACGAGCTGCTCGAGGTCTCGGACTTCATCACCGTGCACCTGCCGAAGACCCCCGAGACCCTCGGTCTCATCGGCGACGAGGCGCTGCACAAGGTCAAGCCGACGGTCCGTATCGTCAACGCCGCGCGCGGCGGGATCGTCGACGAGGAGGCGCTGTACTCGGCGCTCAAGGAGGGCCGCGTCGCCGGCGCCGGCCTCGACGTGTACGCGAAGGAGCCCTGCACGGACTCCCCGCTGTTCGAGCTCGACGAGGTCGTCTGCACCCCGCACCTCGGCGCCTCCACGGACGAGGCCCAGGAGAAGGCCGGTATCTCGGTCGCCCGCTCGGTGCGTCTCGCCCTCGCCGGTGAGCTCGTCCCGGACGCGGTCAACGTCCAGGGCGGCGTGATCGCCGAGGACGTCAAGCCCGGTCTGCCGCTCGCCGAGAAGCTCGGCCGCATCTTCACCGCCCTCGCGGGCGAGGTCGCGGTCCGCCTCGACGTCGAGGTGTACGGCGAGATCACCCAGCACGACGTCAAGGTGCTCGAACTCTCCGCGCTCAAGGGTGTGTTCGAGGACGTCGTCGACGAGACCGTCTCGTACGTCAACGCCCCGCTGTTCGCGCAGGAGCGCGGTGTCGAGGTCCGGCTGACGACCAGCTCGGAGTCGCCCGACCACCGCAACGTGGTCACCGTGCGCGGCACGCTCAGCGACGGCCAGGAGATCTCGGTCTCCGGCACGCTGGCCGGCCCGAAGCACCTGCAGAAGATCGTCGCCGTCGGCGAGTACGACGTGGACCTCGCGCTCGCCGACCACATGGTCGTGCTGAGCTACGAGGACCGTCCCGGTGTCGTCGGCACCGTCGGCCGCATCCTCGGCGAGTCCGGCATCAACATCGCCGGCATGCAGGTCGCCCGCGCGGCCGTCGGCGGCGAGGCCCTCGCGGTCCTCACCGTCGACGACACGGTGCCGCAGAGCGTCCTCACCGAGCTCTCCGACGAGATCGGCGCGACGTCGGCGCGATCGGTCAACCTCGTCTGA
- the ilvC gene encoding ketol-acid reductoisomerase yields the protein MAELFYDDDADLSIIQGRKVAVIGYGSQGHAHALSLRDSGVDVRVGLHEGSKSKAKAEEQGLRVVTPSEAAAEADVIMILVPDPIQAQVYEESIKDNLNDGDALFFGHGLNIRFDFIKPPAGIDVCMVAPKGPGHLVRRQYEEGRGVPCIAAVEQDATGNAFALTLSYAKAIGGTRAGVIKTTFTEETETDLFGEQAVLCGGTAALVKAGFETLTEAGYQPEIAYFECLHELKLIVDLMYEGGLEKMRWSVSETAEWGDYITGPRIITDATKAEMKQILAEIQDGTFARNWMDEYHSGLKKYNEYKTQDENHLLETTGKELRKLMSWVNDEEA from the coding sequence GTGGCCGAGCTGTTCTACGACGACGACGCCGACCTGTCCATCATCCAGGGCCGCAAGGTCGCGGTCATCGGCTACGGCAGCCAGGGCCACGCCCACGCGCTGTCGCTGCGTGACTCGGGTGTGGACGTCCGCGTCGGTCTGCACGAGGGGTCCAAGTCCAAGGCGAAGGCCGAGGAGCAGGGCCTGCGCGTGGTGACGCCGTCGGAGGCCGCGGCCGAGGCCGACGTCATCATGATCCTGGTGCCGGACCCGATCCAGGCCCAGGTCTACGAGGAGTCCATCAAGGACAACCTCAACGACGGCGACGCGCTGTTCTTCGGCCACGGCCTGAACATCCGCTTCGACTTCATCAAGCCGCCGGCCGGGATCGACGTCTGCATGGTCGCCCCCAAGGGTCCGGGTCACCTGGTGCGCCGTCAGTACGAGGAGGGCCGCGGGGTTCCGTGCATCGCGGCCGTCGAGCAGGACGCGACCGGCAACGCCTTCGCGCTCACCCTGTCGTACGCGAAGGCGATCGGCGGCACGCGTGCCGGTGTCATCAAGACGACGTTCACCGAGGAGACCGAGACCGACCTGTTCGGTGAGCAGGCCGTTCTCTGTGGTGGTACGGCCGCGCTGGTGAAGGCCGGTTTCGAGACGCTGACCGAGGCCGGCTACCAGCCGGAGATCGCGTACTTCGAGTGCCTGCACGAGCTGAAGCTGATCGTCGACCTGATGTACGAGGGCGGCCTGGAGAAGATGCGCTGGTCCGTCTCGGAGACCGCCGAGTGGGGCGACTACATCACCGGCCCGCGGATCATCACGGACGCCACCAAGGCCGAGATGAAGCAGATCCTCGCCGAGATCCAGGACGGCACCTTCGCCCGTAACTGGATGGACGAGTACCACTCGGGTCTGAAGAAGTACAACGAGTACAAGACCCAGGACGAGAACCACCTCCTGGAGACCACCGGCAAGGAGCTCCGCAAGCTCATGTCGTGGGTGAACGACGAGGAGGCGTAA
- the ilvN gene encoding acetolactate synthase small subunit: protein MSKHTLSVLVENKPGVLARITALFSRRGFNIDSLAVGVTEHPEISRITIVVNVIEALPLEQVTKQLNKLVNVLKIVELEPGSAVQRELVLVKVRADNETRSQIVEIVQLFRAKTVDVSPEAVTIEATGGADKLEAMLKMLEPFGIKELVQSGTIAIGRGARSITDRSLRALDRSA from the coding sequence ATGAGCAAGCACACCCTCTCCGTCCTCGTCGAGAACAAGCCCGGTGTCCTCGCCCGGATCACCGCCCTGTTCTCCCGGCGCGGCTTCAACATCGACTCGCTCGCGGTCGGTGTCACCGAGCACCCCGAGATCTCCCGCATCACCATCGTGGTGAACGTGATCGAGGCACTTCCGCTCGAACAGGTCACCAAGCAGCTCAACAAGCTCGTCAACGTCCTGAAGATCGTGGAGCTGGAGCCCGGTTCCGCCGTTCAGCGGGAACTCGTTCTGGTGAAGGTGCGCGCCGACAACGAGACGCGCTCCCAGATCGTCGAGATCGTTCAGCTGTTCCGTGCCAAGACCGTCGACGTCTCCCCGGAGGCCGTCACGATCGAGGCCACGGGCGGCGCCGACAAGCTGGAGGCCATGCTCAAGATGCTGGAGCCGTTCGGCATCAAGGAGCTGGTCCAGTCCGGCACGATCGCGATCGGACGCGGGGCGCGTTCGATCACCGACCGGTCACTGCGCGCACTGGACCGGTCGGCCTAA
- a CDS encoding acetolactate synthase large subunit has product MTEQATGAHHPQPRPRSGGQQSALEHVTGAKSLIRSLEEVGAEIVFGIPGGTILPAYDPMMDSSRLRHVLVRHEQGAGHAATGYAQATGKVGVCMATSGPGATNLVTPIADAMMDSVPLVAITGQVVTKAIGTDAFQEADIVGITMPITKHSFLVTKPEDIPKAIAEAFHIASTGRPGPVLVDIPKDVLQAQTTFSWPPQSDLPGYRPVTKPHAKQIREAAKLLGQAKRPVLYVGGGVLKANATAELKILAELTGAPVTTTLMALGAFPDSHPLHVGMPGMHGSVTAVTALQKADLIVALGARFDDRVTGKLDSFAPFAKIVHADIDPAEIGKNRAADVPIVGDAREVIADLVQAVQKEHAEGITGDYTAWWNDLNRWRETYPLGYEQPDNGSLSPQQVIERIGQLAPEGTIFAAGVGQHQMWAAHYIQYEQPSTWLNSGGAGTMGYAVPAAMGAKAGQPDRTVWAVDGDGCFQMTNQELTTCALNNIPIKVAIINNGALGMVRQWQTLFYNQRYSNTVLHSGPDADGKQPSAGTRVPDFVKLSEAMGCHAIRCESPDDLDKVIEEANSINDRPVVVDFIVHEDAMVWPMVAAGTSNDEVMFARDVRPDFGDNEDD; this is encoded by the coding sequence ATGACCGAGCAGGCCACCGGGGCCCACCATCCGCAGCCGCGGCCCCGTTCCGGAGGACAGCAGTCCGCCCTTGAGCACGTCACGGGCGCGAAGTCCCTCATCCGCTCGCTCGAGGAGGTCGGGGCCGAGATCGTATTCGGCATTCCCGGCGGGACGATCCTTCCGGCGTACGACCCGATGATGGACTCGAGCAGGCTGCGCCACGTGCTCGTCCGTCATGAGCAGGGTGCGGGTCACGCGGCCACCGGCTACGCGCAGGCCACCGGCAAGGTCGGTGTCTGCATGGCCACGTCGGGCCCGGGTGCGACAAACCTCGTGACGCCGATCGCGGACGCCATGATGGACTCCGTGCCGCTGGTCGCCATCACCGGCCAGGTCGTCACCAAGGCGATCGGCACGGACGCCTTCCAGGAGGCGGACATCGTCGGTATCACGATGCCGATCACCAAGCACAGCTTCCTGGTCACCAAGCCCGAGGACATCCCGAAGGCGATCGCCGAGGCGTTCCACATCGCCTCGACCGGCCGCCCGGGTCCGGTCCTCGTCGACATCCCGAAGGACGTGCTGCAGGCCCAGACGACGTTCTCGTGGCCGCCGCAGAGCGACCTGCCGGGATACCGCCCGGTGACCAAGCCGCACGCCAAGCAGATCCGCGAGGCCGCCAAGCTGCTCGGCCAGGCCAAGCGACCCGTGCTGTACGTCGGCGGCGGCGTCCTCAAGGCGAACGCCACCGCCGAGCTGAAGATCCTCGCCGAACTCACCGGCGCGCCCGTCACCACCACCCTGATGGCGCTCGGCGCGTTCCCCGACAGCCACCCGCTGCACGTGGGAATGCCGGGCATGCACGGATCGGTCACCGCCGTCACCGCGCTGCAGAAGGCCGACCTGATCGTCGCCCTCGGAGCCCGCTTCGACGACCGGGTCACCGGCAAGCTGGACAGCTTCGCCCCCTTCGCGAAGATCGTCCACGCCGACATCGACCCGGCCGAGATCGGCAAGAACCGCGCCGCCGACGTGCCGATCGTCGGCGACGCCCGCGAGGTCATCGCCGACCTCGTCCAGGCGGTCCAGAAGGAGCACGCCGAGGGCATCACCGGCGACTACACCGCCTGGTGGAACGACCTCAACCGCTGGCGCGAGACCTACCCGCTCGGCTACGAGCAGCCCGACAACGGCTCGCTCTCGCCCCAGCAGGTCATCGAACGCATCGGACAGCTCGCCCCCGAGGGCACGATCTTCGCGGCGGGCGTCGGACAGCACCAGATGTGGGCCGCGCACTACATCCAGTACGAGCAGCCCTCGACCTGGCTGAACTCCGGCGGCGCCGGAACGATGGGCTACGCGGTCCCGGCCGCGATGGGCGCGAAGGCCGGACAGCCGGACCGCACGGTCTGGGCGGTCGACGGCGACGGCTGCTTCCAGATGACCAACCAGGAACTCACCACCTGCGCCCTGAACAACATCCCGATCAAGGTCGCCATCATCAACAACGGCGCCCTCGGGATGGTCCGCCAGTGGCAGACCCTCTTCTACAACCAGCGCTACTCCAACACCGTGCTGCACAGCGGCCCGGACGCGGACGGCAAGCAGCCGAGCGCCGGCACCCGCGTCCCCGACTTCGTGAAGCTGTCGGAGGCGATGGGCTGCCACGCCATCCGCTGCGAGTCCCCGGACGACCTCGACAAGGTGATCGAGGAGGCGAACTCGATCAACGACCGCCCGGTCGTGGTCGACTTCATCGTCCACGAGGACGCGATGGTGTGGCCGATGGTCGCCGCCGGCACCTCCAACGACGAGGTCATGTTCGCCCGGGACGTCCGCCCCGACTTCGGCGACAACGAAGACGACTGA
- a CDS encoding putative bifunctional diguanylate cyclase/phosphodiesterase: MFDGGTGLFSQLVLALVCAGYAVGSALDWGSTSLALVMGDFGLSVAAGTAAVSCFLYARSRRSRFRPAWLLFALSSAMASLGNLVWGWYEVVLDRPVPSPSYADLFFLCFAPPAIVGLLVLAKRPVTRAGWVCLALDAWLIGGSLLTLSWSLALAQAAKFDGPSVAHTALSLAYPLLDIALVSMVLALHFRRSSVNRSAVNTAIGALALTVMCDALFTSPLLHNTYHSGQLLDAGWFAGSLLLAYAPWVVTRHGHPDADEYGPDGYGADDHDAEEFGADGRGPDRHDPDGHTRVAGERIPGQRREGEHGPPGSRAPHGSPGAAPQDPGPNDHRGRHGEHGQSYERQQGGHRHADPQGPGQGRYPATRPITGSLAALTPYLAAAVCTLGILYNILNGRRVDRVVLVTAGLVVLALVVRQGIMLLDNITLTQELAQKENHFRSLVQGSSDVIMIAAPNGILRYVSPAAAGVYGRDAEELVGSELASLIHPEDLGCVVHEVRRFLAASHAEEPTTRIECRFRSGDGGWLNVESTVNRHHGGLIFNSRDVTERVRLQAQLQHNAEHDPLTDLPNRALFTRRVQQALSGRRSSDRGTAVLFIDLDGFKAVNDTIGHQAGDELLVQAARRLQDSVRHGDTAARLGGDEFAALIVGDGGRDRTAREQQIMELADRLRIRLSQPYCIDGNDVRVAASIGVGFAEPGLGAGELLRNADLAMYRAKAAGKGRVELYAPQMQQDVVRKAELATRLRSALQDGEFALLHQPVVSLETGRIASVTAQARWRSSQGVLFTPAEFLRVAEDGERTAELGRWMLDEAVEQAAQRTAAGVAVPVAVRMTARRLLDRSMPLGSVESLLTRHGLASGGLVIELSDTDPRVSLDELERRLNALRRLGVRIALDGFGSGYAAITALRRLPVDVLRLDRSLVEGVVESARLHKITSGLLRIAGDLGLQSVADGVDLPEQVVALRAMGCTHGQGMAFSGPLDEYRLRRALSSGHYPVPNGPAEPVFAGGGGAGVYTSGVPVVLGGGTALRSHNETPVPPT, from the coding sequence ATGTTCGACGGCGGGACGGGCCTGTTCTCGCAACTCGTGCTGGCCCTGGTGTGCGCGGGATACGCCGTCGGTTCCGCGCTCGACTGGGGCTCCACGAGCCTCGCGCTGGTCATGGGCGACTTCGGGCTGAGCGTCGCCGCGGGCACCGCGGCGGTCTCCTGCTTCCTCTACGCCCGCAGCCGGCGCAGCCGCTTTCGACCCGCGTGGCTGCTGTTCGCGCTCTCCTCGGCGATGGCCTCGCTGGGGAACCTGGTCTGGGGGTGGTACGAGGTGGTCCTCGACCGCCCCGTTCCCAGCCCGAGCTACGCCGACCTCTTCTTCCTCTGCTTCGCGCCACCCGCCATCGTCGGACTGCTGGTGCTCGCCAAGCGGCCCGTCACCAGGGCGGGCTGGGTGTGTCTCGCGCTGGACGCCTGGCTGATCGGCGGATCGCTGCTCACCCTGTCCTGGAGCCTGGCGCTCGCCCAGGCCGCCAAGTTCGACGGGCCCAGCGTCGCGCACACCGCGCTGTCGCTCGCGTATCCGCTGCTGGACATCGCGCTGGTCAGCATGGTTCTCGCGCTCCACTTCCGGCGCTCGTCGGTGAACCGGTCGGCGGTGAACACCGCGATCGGGGCGCTCGCCCTGACCGTGATGTGCGACGCCCTGTTCACCTCGCCCCTCCTGCACAACACCTACCACTCGGGTCAACTCCTCGACGCCGGCTGGTTCGCCGGCTCGCTGCTCCTCGCGTACGCCCCCTGGGTCGTCACCCGGCACGGGCACCCGGACGCCGACGAGTACGGCCCGGACGGCTACGGGGCGGACGACCACGACGCGGAAGAGTTCGGCGCGGACGGTCGCGGCCCGGACCGGCACGACCCGGACGGGCACACGCGCGTGGCCGGCGAGCGCATCCCGGGCCAGCGCCGGGAAGGCGAGCACGGGCCGCCGGGAAGCCGGGCGCCGCACGGATCGCCGGGGGCCGCCCCGCAGGATCCCGGGCCGAACGATCACCGGGGGCGGCACGGCGAGCACGGACAGTCGTACGAGCGACAGCAGGGCGGGCACCGGCACGCGGACCCCCAGGGCCCGGGGCAGGGCCGCTACCCGGCGACGCGTCCGATCACCGGATCGCTGGCCGCGCTGACGCCCTACCTGGCCGCCGCCGTCTGCACGCTGGGAATCCTCTACAACATCCTGAACGGCCGCCGGGTGGACCGCGTGGTGCTCGTCACCGCCGGACTCGTCGTCCTCGCCCTCGTGGTCCGCCAGGGCATCATGCTGCTCGACAACATCACCCTCACCCAGGAACTGGCCCAGAAGGAGAACCACTTCCGCTCCCTGGTGCAGGGTTCGAGCGATGTCATCATGATCGCCGCGCCGAACGGCATCCTGAGGTACGTCAGCCCGGCCGCCGCCGGGGTCTACGGCCGAGACGCCGAGGAACTCGTCGGCTCCGAACTCGCCTCGCTCATCCACCCCGAGGACCTCGGCTGCGTGGTCCACGAAGTGCGGCGCTTCCTCGCGGCCAGCCACGCCGAGGAGCCCACCACCCGTATCGAGTGCCGCTTCCGGTCCGGCGACGGCGGCTGGCTCAACGTGGAGTCCACCGTCAACCGGCACCACGGCGGCCTCATCTTCAACAGCCGTGACGTCACCGAACGCGTCCGTCTCCAGGCGCAGTTGCAGCACAACGCCGAACACGACCCGCTCACCGACCTGCCCAACCGCGCGCTGTTCACCCGGCGCGTCCAGCAGGCCCTGTCCGGGCGCCGCTCCTCCGACCGGGGCACCGCCGTCCTCTTCATCGACCTCGACGGCTTCAAGGCCGTCAACGACACGATCGGGCACCAGGCCGGCGACGAGCTGCTCGTCCAGGCCGCCCGCAGACTCCAGGACTCCGTCCGGCACGGCGACACCGCCGCCCGGCTCGGCGGGGACGAGTTCGCGGCCCTCATCGTCGGCGACGGCGGCCGCGACCGCACCGCCCGTGAGCAGCAGATAATGGAACTCGCCGACCGTCTGCGGATCAGGCTCTCCCAGCCCTACTGTATCGACGGCAACGATGTCCGGGTCGCCGCGTCCATCGGCGTCGGCTTCGCCGAACCGGGCCTGGGCGCGGGCGAGTTGCTGCGCAACGCCGACCTGGCCATGTACCGCGCCAAGGCGGCCGGGAAGGGCCGCGTCGAGCTGTACGCGCCGCAGATGCAGCAGGACGTGGTCCGCAAGGCGGAGCTGGCGACCCGGCTGCGTTCCGCGCTCCAGGACGGCGAGTTCGCCCTGCTGCACCAGCCCGTGGTGTCGCTGGAGACCGGCCGGATCGCCTCGGTCACCGCGCAGGCGCGCTGGCGCTCCTCCCAGGGGGTGCTCTTCACGCCCGCCGAGTTCCTGCGCGTCGCCGAGGACGGCGAACGGACCGCCGAACTGGGCCGCTGGATGCTCGACGAGGCCGTCGAGCAGGCCGCCCAGCGCACCGCCGCGGGCGTCGCGGTACCGGTCGCGGTCCGGATGACCGCCCGGCGCCTGCTGGACCGCTCGATGCCGCTGGGCTCCGTGGAGTCCCTGCTCACCCGGCACGGGCTCGCCTCCGGCGGCCTGGTCATCGAGCTGTCCGACACCGATCCGCGGGTCTCCCTGGACGAGCTGGAGCGCCGGCTGAACGCGCTCAGGCGGCTGGGGGTGCGGATCGCCCTGGACGGCTTCGGCAGCGGCTACGCGGCGATCACGGCACTCAGGCGGCTCCCCGTCGACGTACTGCGCCTCGACAGGAGCCTGGTCGAAGGAGTCGTCGAGTCCGCCCGGCTGCACAAGATCACCAGCGGGCTGCTGCGGATCGCGGGCGATCTGGGACTGCAGTCCGTGGCCGACGGGGTGGATCTTCCGGAGCAGGTCGTCGCCCTGCGCGCGATGGGCTGCACCCATGGGCAGGGGATGGCGTTCTCCGGCCCCCTGGACGAGTACCGGCTGCGCAGAGCGCTCTCTTCCGGCCACTATCCGGTGCCCAACGGACCCGCCGAGCCGGTGTTCGCGGGTGGCGGCGGCGCGGGGGTGTATACGAGTGGTGTGCCCGTAGTTCTCGGGGGCGGAACAGCCCTCCGTTCACATAATGAGACTCCCGTCCCACCTACTTGA
- a CDS encoding 2-hydroxyacid dehydrogenase: MTSDVWLPFHADEIDGLPEGLDYRFWDGGQDFPADPADCVFYVVPYMKPSEVSRRPMSEMTSVRAVQTLSAGVDHVLPSIKSLHPGVVLCNARGVHEASTAELTLTLILASLRGIPDFVRGQDEEEWRSGFRPSLADKSVLIVGYGSIGSAIEDRLAPFELARIVRVARSARATARGPVRPLADLPSLLPESDIVVLSTPLTDATRGLVNAGFLSRMKDGALLVNMARGPVVDTKALLTELESGRLTAALDVTDPEPLPPGHPLWHAPGVLISPHVGGPTSAFRPRAKRLLADQLTLFVNREPLRNVVLTTGT, from the coding sequence ATGACTTCCGATGTCTGGCTTCCCTTCCACGCCGACGAGATCGACGGACTTCCCGAGGGCCTCGACTACCGCTTCTGGGACGGCGGCCAGGACTTTCCCGCTGATCCGGCCGACTGCGTGTTCTATGTCGTGCCCTACATGAAACCGTCCGAGGTCTCGCGGCGGCCGATGTCCGAAATGACGTCGGTCCGGGCCGTGCAGACACTCTCCGCCGGCGTCGACCACGTACTGCCGAGCATCAAGTCCCTCCATCCCGGCGTGGTGTTGTGCAACGCCCGCGGAGTGCACGAGGCGAGCACGGCGGAGCTCACCCTCACCCTGATCCTCGCCTCGCTGCGCGGCATCCCCGACTTCGTGCGGGGCCAGGACGAGGAGGAGTGGCGCTCGGGGTTCCGGCCCTCGCTGGCCGACAAGTCGGTCCTCATCGTGGGGTACGGGTCGATCGGTTCGGCGATCGAGGACAGGCTCGCTCCGTTCGAGCTCGCGCGGATCGTGCGCGTCGCACGCTCCGCCCGTGCAACGGCGCGCGGTCCCGTGCGCCCCCTCGCGGACCTGCCCTCACTGCTGCCCGAGTCCGACATCGTCGTGCTGTCCACACCGCTCACGGACGCCACCCGCGGCCTGGTGAACGCCGGTTTCCTGTCCCGGATGAAGGACGGCGCGCTCCTCGTGAACATGGCCCGCGGCCCGGTCGTGGACACGAAGGCACTGCTCACCGAGCTGGAGAGCGGGCGCCTCACCGCGGCCCTCGATGTCACCGACCCCGAACCGCTGCCCCCGGGGCACCCGTTGTGGCACGCGCCCGGTGTGCTCATCAGCCCCCATGTCGGCGGTCCCACCTCGGCGTTCCGGCCGCGCGCCAAGCGGTTGCTGGCGGATCAGCTGACCCTGTTCGTGAACCGGGAGCCGCTGCGCAACGTGGTCCTTACCACCGGGACCTGA
- a CDS encoding aldo/keto reductase, with protein sequence MERRTIGAAALDVGAVGLGCMPMSWAYTGSQQRGEQSLRAVHAALDRGSTLLDTADMYGPFTNELLVGRVLRERRSEAFVSTKVGLLVGDQHLVANGRPGYVRRACDASLRRLQTDVIDLYQLHRADPEIPVEETWGAMAELVSAGKVRSLGLCAVGARSARRPGARLHDGTIRQLERVQQVFPVSTVQAELSVWSTEALDALLPWCAARGVGFLAAMPLGNGFLTGTLTPGEGFEPDDLRARHPRFTAEMMAANQPIVVGLRRIARRHGGGGPPVTPAQVALAWVLAQGPHVVPVPGAKRERWVAENAGAAGLRLTAEDLAEVAGLPGALGSWD encoded by the coding sequence GTGGAGCGCAGAACGATCGGGGCGGCGGCGCTCGATGTGGGGGCGGTCGGGCTCGGATGCATGCCGATGAGCTGGGCCTACACCGGATCGCAACAGCGTGGCGAGCAGTCGCTGCGCGCGGTGCACGCTGCGCTCGACCGGGGTTCCACACTGCTCGACACGGCCGACATGTACGGCCCCTTCACCAATGAGCTGCTCGTCGGGCGGGTGCTCAGGGAGCGGCGTTCCGAGGCCTTCGTGTCGACGAAGGTGGGCCTGCTGGTGGGCGACCAGCACCTCGTGGCCAACGGCCGCCCCGGCTATGTGAGACGGGCGTGCGACGCCTCGCTGCGGCGGCTCCAGACGGACGTGATCGACCTCTATCAACTGCATCGCGCGGACCCGGAGATACCGGTCGAGGAGACCTGGGGCGCGATGGCCGAGCTCGTCTCGGCCGGAAAGGTGCGCTCGCTCGGGCTGTGCGCGGTGGGTGCCCGGTCCGCCCGCCGACCGGGGGCGCGGCTGCACGACGGAACGATCCGGCAGTTGGAGCGGGTCCAGCAGGTCTTCCCGGTGAGCACCGTGCAGGCCGAGCTGTCGGTGTGGTCGACGGAGGCACTGGACGCGCTGCTTCCGTGGTGCGCGGCGCGCGGTGTCGGGTTCCTCGCCGCGATGCCGCTCGGCAACGGCTTCCTCACCGGCACACTGACCCCCGGCGAGGGCTTCGAGCCCGACGACCTGCGGGCCCGCCATCCCCGCTTCACCGCCGAGATGATGGCCGCGAACCAGCCGATCGTCGTGGGTCTGCGGCGGATCGCCCGGCGTCACGGGGGTGGCGGCCCTCCCGTCACTCCCGCGCAGGTGGCGCTGGCGTGGGTCCTGGCGCAGGGTCCGCACGTGGTCCCGGTTCCGGGGGCCAAGCGGGAGCGCTGGGTCGCCGAGAACGCGGGGGCGGCCGGGCTGCGGCTGACGGCGGAGGATCTCGCCGAGGTGGCGGGGCTGCCGGGGGCGCTGGGATCCTGGGACTGA